In Bacillus pumilus, the sequence GGCAATCACGACTACATGCTGTACCTTAGGGAAAAGGATGATGCTTAAAAACATCATGACCAGCATCATATCAGGTTTCATTCCGAAAAAGATGGGCGGGAAAATCGTATGCAAAACAGCTCCCATTGCTGCAAGCAATGACATAATCACTAATTCTTTTGTTTTCATTTCTATGCTCTCCTCTGCTAAGCTCTTATAGGACTCTCCAATAATATGGCTCATCATTTATTGCAAGAGTCATCATTTGATAGTTCTCGTTATTATAACAAATTGATTTCATGATAGAAAAGCCTTTTTACTCATTTTCTTGCTGGAACTTTTTCATAAAGTCCGCAAGCTTTTGGCAGTCTTCAATTGAAACCGCATTGTAAATAGATGCTCTGCATCCACCGACAGAACGGTGTCCTGCAAGTCCAACCATTTGTTCTTGTTTGGCTTTCTCCACAAATGATGCGGTGAGTGTGTCATCACGAAGGGTAAACGTGACATTCATATGAGAACGGCTGTCAGCGCGGGCATGCCCTTTGTAAAAGCCGCCACTTTGATCAATCGCCTCATAGAGAATGCCCGCTTTTTGTTCATTGCGTTTTTCCGCTGCTTCTACGCCGCCAGCGTTTTTGACATGCTCAAGGACAAGAGACAGCATATAAATCGCAAAAGTCGGTGGTGTGTGATAAAGAGAGTTGGCTTTTGCGTGTGTTGAATATTTTAATATTTTAGGCGTGCCGCTTTTTTCTTTCTCTAAAAAACGTTTGCGCGCGATCACAATCGTGATACCAGAAGGTCCTAGGTTTTTTTGTGCACCGGCGTAAATGAAATCAAATGAAGAAACGTCTATTTGTTTGCTGAGAATATCGCTGGACATGTCCGCAATGAGCGGCAATGAATTGTCCGGGAACGTTTTCCACTGTGTGCCGAAGATCGTATTGTTCGATGTGATGTGCAAGTAAGCACCGTCTGTTAAACCGGAAGCATCTACATCTGGAATATACGAATAATTGTCATCTTCACTTGAGGCAAACACAGACGTTTCACCAAATCCTTTTGCTTCTGACAATGCTTTTTCTGACCAAGCGCCTGTTTGAATGAAATGAGCGGTTTCACCTTCATGTAAGAAGTTCATTGGAATCATCGCAAATTGAAGACTAGCTCCGCCTTGTAAAAAGAGGATCTCATAATCTTCTGGAATGTCCATCAGCTCCACTAAAAGCGCTTTTGCTTTATTGTGGACTTCTTCATATTCACCGCTGCGATGAGAAAGCTCCATCACAGACATCCCAGTTTGTTTAAAATCAACAAGTTCTTCCTGTGCTTTTTGAAGCACTTCTAGCGGCAGTGCCGCCGGACCAGCATTAAAATTCGTCGTTCGCTTCATCACAATCTCTCCCTATTTCTCGCGTTAATGGATCAAAAGATAAAACCATCCTATCACAAATTTGAAGCATTTGGACAAAAAATTTGAATCGTCCTAAATATCTTACTATTAGGAGATGTAAGCTTTAAGAAGTGGCAGAAATAAGAAAAACCTCATCTTTTAAGATGAGGTATAGTCTGTTGACAAAGGGCTAAAATGAACTTTATTTTAGCCCTTTGTCTTCTTTTCAGCGTGATAGAAAACCTTTGAAGTCTAGGAAGGACGAGTACCGGAGCGGAGCGAATTTGTCATTCGTGAGCACCGGCACGCAGACCTGACAACGAATGCGAGGGTTTGTCTACACGCTGAACCTCATCTATTAAGATGAGGTAAGCCGCGTGTGGATGGCAGAAGAAATCTCTTTTAAATCCTCTGACGTGTATTGGTCTTGATGTGATTTCCATACGGCACCAAAGCCATCGCCTTTGCCGTAACGCGGAATGATATGCATGTGGTAATGGAACACAGATTGTCCGGCTTTTTCGCCGTTGTTGTTCAGGAGGTTTAAACCAATTGGTTCAAATTCCTGTTTGATCGCCCTTGCAATTTTCGGAATCGCTTGGAAGTAGTGATTAGACACTTCTGGTGTCATGTCATAGATGTTTTCTTTATGTATTTTCGGGATAACAAGGGTATGCCCTTTTGTTACTTGGCTAATATCAAGAAAAGCCAATACATGCTCGTCTTCATATACTTTTGCACATGGAATGTCTCCATCAATGATCTTGCAAAAAATGCAGTCGCTCACGCCGTGTCACTCCTCATTATTTTTTCCTTTATCGTATCACAAAAAGAAGCAAAAAAGAAAACAGGACAAGCGAACTCCTTTGGTCGCTCATCCTGCTCCTGCAGAAGAAATGCTGATGCTTTCATTCGATATGCCTTTTGAATTCTCTATTTACTGAAATAAAGAATTCATATGCCTGCTATTTCTGCCGTAAACACCTCATTTGACGATTGTATAGGACACAAAAATCAAGAATCAGTGAAGCAAAACAGAAGCTAAGGTTTTTAGATGAAAAACCAACTTGTCATGCGGTACTTTGCCTTTAACAAACACCTCATTTACTTATTGGTCATCAAGTTCATTTCTTCTACATACATTATGATGACCAATGCGCCTATTTTTTATTCAGGCTCGTCTATAGGTAAACATTTCAAATTACCTTTCGTTTTTGGTACTATAAAGGAAAAAAGAAAGAAAGGAACGAACTCATGTCCCTTTTAACTGTAAAAGATGTAACGGGTGGATATACGAAGAATCCCGTTCTAAAAAATATTTCATTTGAATTAGAAAGAAATCAAATCGTCGGTCTCATTGGCTTAAATGGAGCGGGGAAAAGTACAACCATTCGTCATATCATCGGTCTGATGAAACCACATAAAGGTGTCATTGAACTGAATGGACGAACATTACAAGAAGATCAAGAGGCGTATCGTTCGCAATTCACCTTTATTCCGGAAACACCTGTCTTATATGAAGAGTTAACACTAAAAGAGCATTTAGAGCTGACAGCGATGGCTTACGGTCTTTCAAAGGAACAACTAGAAGAACGTCTACCATCATTGCTGAAAGAATTTCGAATGGAGAAACGGTTGAAATGGTTCCCTGCTCATTTTTCTAAGGGTATGAAGCAGAAGGTCATGATTATGTGTGCGTTCCTTGTTGAACCAGAGCTGTATATCATCGATGAACCGTTTTTAGGGCTTGATCCTCTTGCGATAAATGCACTATTAGAACGAATGAATGCTGCAAAGACAAGCGGCGCTAGTGTCCTGATGTCAACGCATATTTTGGCGACAGCTGAACGTTATTGTGATTCCTTTATTATTTTGCATGAAGGTGAAATCAGAGCGAAAGGAACACTGACAGAGCTAAGAGAGCAGTTCAACATGAGAGATGCGACACTCGATGATCTTTATTTGGAATTAACAAAGGAAGAAAACTATGAGTAAAACAACGCAAACCATTTGGAAATCACGATTAGAGGAACACATGCAAGACACAAGAAAATATTTAAAATACATGTTCAATGATCATCTTGTCATTGTGCTGATTTTTTTCCTTGCAGGCGGGGCGAGCTGGTATAGCGGCTGGCTCAAACATATTCCAACTCACTTCCCTTCGTACTGGGTCATGGCAGTTGTTTTCTCATTGGTGCTGACAAGCTCTTACGTACGTACGTTGATCAAAGAGGCAGATCTCGTGTTTTTGCTTCCTCTGGAAGCGAAGATGGAGCCTTATTTAAAAAACGCTTTTAACTTTAGCTTCCTTTCTCAGCTGTTTCCTTTGATTGCCGTATCGATTATCGCACTCCCGCTTTATTCGGCTGTATCTTCAGGAGATCTCATGCTTTATGTGCTGGTTTTGGCGCAAATGATCTTGATAAAGGGCCTGAATACAGCGATTCAATGGAGAATCACTTATTTTCAAGGAAAGCATGTCAGATGGCTTGATGCAGTGTTTCGTTTTCTATTGAATACATTTCTGATGTATACCGTTTTACAGGCAGCCTATGCGATTGCAATCGTTCTTTATCTTATATATGCCGTCTATCTTATTTACTTAACAAATGCAGTGAAAAAACAGCCTTTTCAATGGGAATTGCATATTTCTGATGAATTAAAACGGAAACAGCGCTTTTATCGCTTGGCAAACTTATTTACAGATGTGCCTCATTTAAAGAAACAGGTGAAAAGAAGAGCGTACATGGACTGGATCTTGCAGTTTGTTCCTTACGAGCAGCGTAAAACTTTTTCTTACATGTATGTGAGGGCGTTTTTACGTTCAAATGATTATTTTGGTCTTGTGTTTAGATTAACGGTCGTGTTTGTGCTGATTATTCTGTATACAGGCGCAGCAGACTGGGTGGGCGCGTTACTTGTCTTGTTCACAGTATTTATCACTGGTGTACAGCTTGTTCCGTTAACGAAGCACTTTGCGCATCTTTCGTTACAGGCACTATATCCAGTTTCTCAGCAAGAAAAGGATCGTAGCTTCTTTGTTCTCGTCCGTAATGTGCTCATCATTCAATCGATTT encodes:
- the serC gene encoding 3-phosphoserine/phosphohydroxythreonine transaminase, encoding MKRTTNFNAGPAALPLEVLQKAQEELVDFKQTGMSVMELSHRSGEYEEVHNKAKALLVELMDIPEDYEILFLQGGASLQFAMIPMNFLHEGETAHFIQTGAWSEKALSEAKGFGETSVFASSEDDNYSYIPDVDASGLTDGAYLHITSNNTIFGTQWKTFPDNSLPLIADMSSDILSKQIDVSSFDFIYAGAQKNLGPSGITIVIARKRFLEKEKSGTPKILKYSTHAKANSLYHTPPTFAIYMLSLVLEHVKNAGGVEAAEKRNEQKAGILYEAIDQSGGFYKGHARADSRSHMNVTFTLRDDTLTASFVEKAKQEQMVGLAGHRSVGGCRASIYNAVSIEDCQKLADFMKKFQQENE
- a CDS encoding HIT family protein, which encodes MSDCIFCKIIDGDIPCAKVYEDEHVLAFLDISQVTKGHTLVIPKIHKENIYDMTPEVSNHYFQAIPKIARAIKQEFEPIGLNLLNNNGEKAGQSVFHYHMHIIPRYGKGDGFGAVWKSHQDQYTSEDLKEISSAIHTRLTSS
- a CDS encoding ABC transporter ATP-binding protein produces the protein MSLLTVKDVTGGYTKNPVLKNISFELERNQIVGLIGLNGAGKSTTIRHIIGLMKPHKGVIELNGRTLQEDQEAYRSQFTFIPETPVLYEELTLKEHLELTAMAYGLSKEQLEERLPSLLKEFRMEKRLKWFPAHFSKGMKQKVMIMCAFLVEPELYIIDEPFLGLDPLAINALLERMNAAKTSGASVLMSTHILATAERYCDSFIILHEGEIRAKGTLTELREQFNMRDATLDDLYLELTKEENYE
- a CDS encoding ABC transporter permease; its protein translation is MSKTTQTIWKSRLEEHMQDTRKYLKYMFNDHLVIVLIFFLAGGASWYSGWLKHIPTHFPSYWVMAVVFSLVLTSSYVRTLIKEADLVFLLPLEAKMEPYLKNAFNFSFLSQLFPLIAVSIIALPLYSAVSSGDLMLYVLVLAQMILIKGLNTAIQWRITYFQGKHVRWLDAVFRFLLNTFLMYTVLQAAYAIAIVLYLIYAVYLIYLTNAVKKQPFQWELHISDELKRKQRFYRLANLFTDVPHLKKQVKRRAYMDWILQFVPYEQRKTFSYMYVRAFLRSNDYFGLVFRLTVVFVLIILYTGAADWVGALLVLFTVFITGVQLVPLTKHFAHLSLQALYPVSQQEKDRSFFVLVRNVLIIQSILLSCAVLPAGGWKGSGLALLISLTFVLVLFKPYVQSRLKKMR